One stretch of Bombus affinis isolate iyBomAffi1 chromosome 4, iyBomAffi1.2, whole genome shotgun sequence DNA includes these proteins:
- the LOC126915665 gene encoding protein king tubby isoform X1, translating to MTSLDLRQQKLEQQRQLIAQKMKQKRQSGAGGMVQASNISSTQLTSHSTKWMNPNKELRGYDGPLQFNISQTNPDLNTFAENKDVESRIHEVSTEGGFYQTMEAADCADEESSPIDIHSPSESLPCPSPLRVAPSDGASTLISRENNSSSPELEGNVEGNIEHFVLQPANKKMHYKCRITRDRKGMDRGLYPTYFLHLERDYGKKIFLLAGRKRKKSTTSNYLISTDPTDLSRTGESYIGKLRSNLLGTQFTIYDNGYSLMKDNKRDDRFNPRQELAAVIYDTNVLGFKGPRKMTVIIPGMTSDQKRVEICPRDESETLLERWKTKNMDNLIELHNKTPVWNDDTQSYVLNFHGRVTQASVKNFQVVHDSDVDYVVMQFGRVAEDVFTMDYRFPLCTLQAFAIALSSFDSKLACE from the exons ATGACATCTCTAGATTTAAGACAACAGAAACTCGAACAACAG AGGCAATTAATTGCacaaaaaatgaaacaaaaacgACAAAGTGGTGCTGGTGGAATGGTACAGGCATCTAACATATCAAGCACTCAGCTTACAAGTCACTCTACAAAATGGATGAATCCAAACAAAGAGCTTCGAG GATATGATGGGCCATTACAGTTTAATATATCACAAACAAACCCAGATTTAAATACGTTTGCAGAAAATAAGGATGTGGAATCAAGAATTCATG AAGTAAGTACAGAAGGAGGTTTTTATCAAACTATGGAAGCTGCAGATTGTGCAGATGAAGAATCGTCACCTATAGATATACACTCTCCTTCGGAATCTTTACCATGTCCTTCACCTCTTAGAGTAGCTCCATCAGATGGCGCTAGCACACTTATCAGTAGGGAGAATAATTCTTCA AGTCCAGAATTAGAGGGAAACGTGGAAGGGAATATAGAGCATTTTGTATTACAACCAGCAAATAAAAAAATGCATTACAAATGTAGGATAACACGTGATAGAAAGGGTATGGACCGTGGCCTCTACCCAACTTATTTTTTACACTTAGAACGTGATTATGGGAAGAAG atTTTCTTACTAGCTGgacgtaaaagaaaaaaaagtacaACAAGTAACTATTTAATTTCCACCGATCCTACAGACCTTTCAAGAACAGGCGAATCTTATATTGGAAAATTAAGATCAAATCTTCTGGGAACACAATTTACCATATACGATAATGGATATTCATTAATGAAAGATAATAAAAGAGACGATCGTTTTAATCCCAGGCAAGAATTAGCGGCGGTTATATACGATACTAACGTTTTAGGATTTAAAGGGCCACGTAAAATGACTGTCATTATCCCGGGAATGACATCGGATCAAAAGAGAGTTGAGATTTGTCCACGGGATGAGTCCGAAACACTTCTTG AACGATGGAAAACAAAAAATATGGATAACTTAATAGAATTACACAATAAGACTCCTGTATGGAATGATGACACACAATCATATGTACTTAATTTCCACGGACGCGTAACTCAAGCGTCTGTAAAAAATTTTCAAGTGGTACACGATAGTGATG TTGATTACGTTGTTATGCAATTTGGTCGTGTGGCAGAAGATGTTTTTACAATGGACTACAGGTTTCCATTGTGCACGCTTCAAGCATTTGCCATCGCTTTAAGTAGCTTTGATAGTAAGTTAGCTTGTGAATAA
- the LOC126915666 gene encoding 4-hydroxybenzoate polyprenyltransferase, mitochondrial — protein MIMMRLYQQLFGRGKCLKFYLQFNQRKCVVNYLYSCNTVHTMSCMYDKHNYENDKTPKQKKLKSIKILSNIGDETTEFVKAANVQSKQKLTFEKLVNNSPPKIKPYLKLIRLDRPIGSWLLFWPCGWSIAMAAAPGALPDLQLLSLFGMGAFIMRGAGCIINDMWDQDIDGMVARTKDRPLVTREISPLQSLIFLGSQLTLGLLILLQLNLYSIILGASSLVLVIVYPVMKRVTYWPQLILGMTFNWGALLGWSAVHGSCNWSVCLPLYTAGICWTLLYDTIYAHQDKVDDVIVGIKSTALKFGNKTKLYLSGFSTIMITGLLASGILTAQTWPYYTAVGLVGTHLVNQIYSLNINNPADCAKKFISNHRIGMILFAGIILGNLIKDTKCKKDDDIVQKSENEFTFIKEKQQ, from the exons ATGATAATGATGCGATTGTATCAACAATTATTTGGACGTGGGAAATGTTTAAAATTTTACCTGCAATTTAAtcaaagaaaatgtgttgtaAACTACTTGTACTCTTGCAATACGGTTCATACTATGTCTTGCATGTATGATAAACATAATTATGAAAATGATAAAACACCAAAGCAAAAGAAATTAAAGTCAATTAAGATCTTATCAAATATAGGTGATGAAACAACAGAATTTGTTAAAGCAGCAAATGTTCAGTCAAAACAAAAACTCACATTTGAAAAATTAGTAAATAATTCTCCACCTAAAATAAAACCATACCTGAAACTCATAAGATTGGATAGACCAATAG GATCTTGGTTATTATTTTGGCCATGTGGTTGGAGTATAGCCATGGCAGCAGCACCAGGTGCCTTACCAGACCTTCAACTTTTATCTCTTTTTGGAATGGGTGCATTCATCATGCGTGGAGCAGGATGCATCATAAATGATATGTGGGATCAAGATATTGATGGAATG GTAGCCAGAACAAAAGATAGACCATTGGTTACTAGGGAAATTTCACCCCTACAATCATTGATTTTCCTTGGAAGCCAATTAACTTTGGGATTGCTTATATTGTTGCAACTAAATCTTTATAGTATTATATTGGGTGCAAGCTCACTAG TCTTAGTAATAGTATATCCAGTTATGAAAAGAGTAACATATTGGCCACAATTGATCCTTGGTATGACTTTTAACTGGGGTGCTCTTTTGGGTTGGTCTGCAGTGCATGGTTCATGTAATTGGTCTGTATGCTTGCCACTTTATACTGCTGGAATTTGTTGGACACTTTTATATGATACTATATATGCACATCAG GATAAAGTGGATGATGTTATAGTAGGCATAAAATCAACAGCTTTAAAGTTCGGAAATAAGACTAAACTTTATTTATCTGGATTCAGCACAATTATGATAACAGGGTTACTTGCATCAGGTATATTAACTGCACAGACTTGGCCATATTACACAGCAGTAGGATTAGTTGGTACACATCTTGTTAATCAG ATTTATAGTTTGAATATCAACAATCCTGCAGACTGTGCCAAAAAATTCATCTCTAATCACAGGATAGGAATGATTCTCTTTGCAGGAATTATTTTAGGGAATCTCATAAAAGATACTAAATGTAAAAAAGATGACGATATCGTGCAAAAATCAGAAAACGAATTTACTTTTATCAAAGAAAAGCAACAGTAG
- the LOC126915661 gene encoding uncharacterized protein LOC126915661 gives MSERKVDTEIVRQQYTNDTSLIDEAEIIDVSVLDFDDSDGWLYIPSEYKMESTVHDLYTWLKTEPELTFSANKKSIDTRTFTRSKKRSSRTTFESILESLSSPVSNTWKTSNFSNIEEDLSKYSDISTTNKEEAVPPMLKMTPNTNINFLPDEPVTSGQGSMEVFLNMSQSKGIDSFINLMEPGLSDPLMNVSQPSIFYSSITSLPRDDSLHNTECNRDEESLNITQLCSQEIYKCEDIKDSNVNETFLKSNEADNNKSYCLSTTNKTFTNKSDDIGRELNETYNADEASAMVVLSSSDKDRFSITKLSSTYVNKDDTNTQILQSENSERKELCNLNTTYPSVFQKAENSHILDTTYCTADTEKVINGIISTGKNDMQCDKDQVYDLQKDIVHDVLKDNEPSIPSIDSSFTLHDDAFNPIFKLPIPLCNQSTPKSIDMLNFTYRTITKPKPLESSRVYNTALNSNFKAPTLRKELLSEIHKSGDHRLDCTYNHVIKEHQIGKTKKEINEALSQNVKNDIPIENRYNTYKKESPINKIKPHAEIADEAGACIKNSPEKKYYTFTKKSSNHGGKTDMENAESFDNADATFVKPISKLQKRKQHVPRMFSKLPQFLQKSNPNLVSNSLKTVNITGTNVSNYGYMKGSQPNIVRDVEKTLANKLYSVGKMRSGSEQRLLELNTGVGELHVLGAAGSTESIESTHSAHSAPDLDDRLSTCSDSSHNSYTTQPMNIEQLHQIVRMQEESLKQDATSGLNRRVSESAWVGVKKDLSSPILKNGIDNCDSDSPLSIDFNVKTSSPILSPTRSSQSINTDDLSTETVLKQQNEVEMVKKVEASNKPVMKVENKTRLRQPTNWNTGNRPSNLMSAIPRPPSRIPAPRFVRPTAKNIQGDIKRGYT, from the exons ATGTCAGAAAGGAAAGTGGATACAGAAATTGTGCGGCAGCAGTATACAAACGATACGAGCCTTATTGATGAAGCTGAAATTATTGATGTGTCTGTTTTGGATTTTGATGATAGTGATGGCTG GTTGTACATACCATCAGAATATAAAATGGAATCCACTGTCCATGATTTGTACACCTGGTTAAAAACTGAACCAGAATTAACTTTTTCAG ctAATAAAAAATCTATTGACACAAGAACATTTACGAGATCGAAGAAACGGTCTAGTAGAACTACTTTTGAATCTATTTTGGAATCTTTATCTTCACCTGTGTCAAATACATGGAAAActtcaaatttttcaaatatagaGGAAGAt TTAAGCAAATATTCAGACATATCTActacaaacaaagaagaagctGTGCCTCCTATGTTAAAAATGACACctaatacaaatattaattttcttccTGATGAGCCTGTAACATCAGGCCAAGGAAGCATGGAAGTATTCTTAAATATGTCTCAATCAAAGGGAATTGactcatttattaatttaatggaaCCTGGCCTTAGTGATCCACTGATGAACGTTTCACAACCTTCTATTTTTTATTCATCTATCACTTCATTACCTAGAGATGATTCATTACATAATACAGAATGTAACAGAGATGAGGAATCTTTAAATATAACTCAGTTGTGCAGTCAAGAAATTTACAAGTGTGAAGATATTAAAGATTCAAATGTCAATGAAACTTTCTTAAAAAGTAATGAAGCAGACAATAACAAAAGCTACTGCCTGAGCACAACGAATAAGACTTTTACAAATAAATCTGATGACATTGGAAGAGAATTAAATGAAACTTATAATGCTGATGAAGCTTCTGCAATGGTTGTGTTATCAAGTTCAGATAAAGATAGATTTAGTATAACTAAGTTGTCTTCCACATATGTAAATAAAGATGATACTAATACACAAATATTACAATCAGAAAATAGTGAGAGAAAAGAATTATGCAATTTAAACACTACATATCCTTCGGTTTTTCAAAAAGCAGAAAATTCGCATattttagatactacatattgTACAGCAGATACTGAAAAAGTAATCAATGGTATAATTTCAACTGGTAAAAATGATATGCAATGTGATAAAGATCAAGTATACGATTTGCAAAAAGATATAGTTCATGATGTATTGAAAGATAATGAACCTTCCATACCTTCtatagattcttcttttacaCTTCATGATGATGCTTTCAACCCTATATTTAAGTTGCCTATTCCTCTTTGTAACCAGTCAACTCCCAAAAGTATAGACATGTTAAATTTCACGTATAGAACGATTACCAAGCCTAAGCCTTTAGAATCATCTCGAGTATACAACACAgctttaaattcaaattttaaagCGCCGACATTGAGGAAAGAATTATTATCGGAAATACACAAAAGTGGAGATCATAGACTGGATTGTACCTACAATCATGTAATTAAAGAACACCAAATTGGGAAAACTAAGAAGGAAATCAATGAGGCTTTGAGCCAGAATGTCAAGAATGATATTCCTATAGAAAAtagatataatacatataagaaGGAATCACCAATTAACAAAATTAAACCTCATGCCGAAATAGCAGACGAGGCAGGAGCTTGTATTAAAAATTCGCcagaaaagaaatattatacaTTCACAAAAAAGAGTAGTAATCATGGTGGCAAAACTGACATGGAAAATGCAGAATCATTTGATAACGCGGACGCTACATTCGTAAAACCAATTTCAAAATTACAGAAGCGGAAGCAACATGTACCGCGGATGTTTTCAAAATTGCCACAGTTTCTTCAAAAGTCTAATCCGAATCTTGTATCCAATTCGTTGAAAACTGTTAACATAACAGGTACAAATGTGTCTAACTATGGATACATGAAAGGTTCGCAACCAAACATTGTAAGAGAtgttgaaaaaactctagcaaACAAATTATATTCTGTCGGAAAAATGAGAAGTGGTTCTGAACAACGCCTTTTAGAATTGAACACAGGCGTTGGGGAACTTCATGTATTAGGTGCTGCAGGATCTACAGAAAGTATTGAAAGTACACATAGCGCTCATAGTGCACCTGATTTAGATGATAGACTTAGTACATGTTCGGATAGTAGCCACAATTCATATACAACACAGCCAATGAATATTGAACAACTGCATCAGATAGTACGGATGCAAGAAGAAA GTTTGAAACAAGATGCAACATCTGGATTAAATAGGCGAGTTTCAGAAAGTGCTTGGGTTGGTGTAAAAAAAGATTTGTCTTCTCCTATACTAAAGAATGGTATTGATAATTGCGACAGTGATTCACCATTAAGTATTGACTTCAATGTTAAAACAAGCTCTCCAATATTAAGCCCTACAAGATCTAGTCAGTCAATAAATACTGATG ATCTATCTACAGAAACTGTATTGAAACAACAGAATGAAGTAGAAATGGTAAAAAAAGTTGAA GCTTCTAATAAACCAGTTATGAAAGTTGAAAATAAAACGAGACTGCGACAACCAACAAATTGGAACACAGGCAATAGACCTTCAAATCTTATGAGTGCTATTCCTAGACCACCATCACGCATACCAGCACCTAGATTTGTCAGGCCAACCGCAAAGAATATTCAAGGAGATATAAAACGAGgatatacataa
- the LOC126915665 gene encoding protein king tubby isoform X2 yields the protein MTSLDLRQQKLEQQRQLIAQKMKQKRQSGAGGMVQASNISSTQLTSHSTKWMNPNKELRGYDGPLQFNISQTNPDLNTFAENKDVESRIHVSTEGGFYQTMEAADCADEESSPIDIHSPSESLPCPSPLRVAPSDGASTLISRENNSSSPELEGNVEGNIEHFVLQPANKKMHYKCRITRDRKGMDRGLYPTYFLHLERDYGKKIFLLAGRKRKKSTTSNYLISTDPTDLSRTGESYIGKLRSNLLGTQFTIYDNGYSLMKDNKRDDRFNPRQELAAVIYDTNVLGFKGPRKMTVIIPGMTSDQKRVEICPRDESETLLERWKTKNMDNLIELHNKTPVWNDDTQSYVLNFHGRVTQASVKNFQVVHDSDVDYVVMQFGRVAEDVFTMDYRFPLCTLQAFAIALSSFDSKLACE from the exons ATGACATCTCTAGATTTAAGACAACAGAAACTCGAACAACAG AGGCAATTAATTGCacaaaaaatgaaacaaaaacgACAAAGTGGTGCTGGTGGAATGGTACAGGCATCTAACATATCAAGCACTCAGCTTACAAGTCACTCTACAAAATGGATGAATCCAAACAAAGAGCTTCGAG GATATGATGGGCCATTACAGTTTAATATATCACAAACAAACCCAGATTTAAATACGTTTGCAGAAAATAAGGATGTGGAATCAAGAATTCATG TAAGTACAGAAGGAGGTTTTTATCAAACTATGGAAGCTGCAGATTGTGCAGATGAAGAATCGTCACCTATAGATATACACTCTCCTTCGGAATCTTTACCATGTCCTTCACCTCTTAGAGTAGCTCCATCAGATGGCGCTAGCACACTTATCAGTAGGGAGAATAATTCTTCA AGTCCAGAATTAGAGGGAAACGTGGAAGGGAATATAGAGCATTTTGTATTACAACCAGCAAATAAAAAAATGCATTACAAATGTAGGATAACACGTGATAGAAAGGGTATGGACCGTGGCCTCTACCCAACTTATTTTTTACACTTAGAACGTGATTATGGGAAGAAG atTTTCTTACTAGCTGgacgtaaaagaaaaaaaagtacaACAAGTAACTATTTAATTTCCACCGATCCTACAGACCTTTCAAGAACAGGCGAATCTTATATTGGAAAATTAAGATCAAATCTTCTGGGAACACAATTTACCATATACGATAATGGATATTCATTAATGAAAGATAATAAAAGAGACGATCGTTTTAATCCCAGGCAAGAATTAGCGGCGGTTATATACGATACTAACGTTTTAGGATTTAAAGGGCCACGTAAAATGACTGTCATTATCCCGGGAATGACATCGGATCAAAAGAGAGTTGAGATTTGTCCACGGGATGAGTCCGAAACACTTCTTG AACGATGGAAAACAAAAAATATGGATAACTTAATAGAATTACACAATAAGACTCCTGTATGGAATGATGACACACAATCATATGTACTTAATTTCCACGGACGCGTAACTCAAGCGTCTGTAAAAAATTTTCAAGTGGTACACGATAGTGATG TTGATTACGTTGTTATGCAATTTGGTCGTGTGGCAGAAGATGTTTTTACAATGGACTACAGGTTTCCATTGTGCACGCTTCAAGCATTTGCCATCGCTTTAAGTAGCTTTGATAGTAAGTTAGCTTGTGAATAA
- the LOC126915670 gene encoding protein Abitram, producing MMNINSDNNEPVEKRIKSNDIENDSFSVLEDESNTDKHSECQKMVDLIDNEDESTLLSNKDDDDDDSLFPFPPDNDVSDMLEGVKYHGSFPTITDRYFTAYYKLDVQSPADDICILMHSNRICMLTLAPSHAILQDDKHIIKVDFKVSNKLDRVQNKVSGKSKHGAQPLQMNSNICIITCSNKKTYVIKCCIIGKLVEVNEALIQNPKLLLEPPHRAGYLAIILPNIKLLDKMKESLLTQEQYDLKMLERGSTTNHLEISEICTSNTLLKNDLKIINKKI from the coding sequence atgatGAATATTAACTCAGATAACAATGAACCAGTAGAAAAAAGAATTAAATCTAATGATATAGAAAATGATTCATTCAGTGTTTTAGAGGATGAAAGTAACACAGATAAACATTCTGAATGTCAAAAAATGGTGGATTTAATAGATAATGAAGATGAAAGTACTTTGCTATCAAATaaagatgatgatgatgatgatagtTTATTTCCATTTCCTCCTGACAATGATGTTTCAGACATGTTGGAAGGAGTAAAATATCATGGATCATTTCCTACAATTACAGATCGATATTTTACGGCTTATTATAAATTAGATGTACAAAGTCCCGCAGATGACATTTGTATTTTAATGCATAGTAACCGAATTTGCATGCTTACTCTTGCTCCGAGTCATGCAATTCTTCAAGATGATAAACATATAATAAAAGTAGACTTCAAAGTTAGCAATAAATTAGATAGAGTTCAGAATAAAGTTTCTGGTAAAAGTAAACATGGTGCTCAACCTTTACAAATGAATTCTAATATTTGCATAATTACTTGTTCAAACAAAAAAAcgtatgttataaaatgttgtaTAATTGGCAAATTGGTAGAAGTAAATGAAGCACTAATACAAAATCCTAAGCTCTTGTTGGAACCTCCACATAGAGCAGGTTACTTAGCTATAATACTGCCAAATATAAAACTTTTAGACAAAATGAAGGAATCTTTATTAACTCAAGAACAATATGACTTGAAGATGCTAGAGCGAGGAAGCACTACAAATCACTTGGAAATATCAGAAATATGCACATCAAAtactttattaaaaaatgacctaaaaataataaataagaaaatttaa